The Henckelia pumila isolate YLH828 chromosome 2, ASM3356847v2, whole genome shotgun sequence genome includes a window with the following:
- the LOC140881327 gene encoding BEL1-like homeodomain protein 2, translating into MSQDYHQGVFSFFNGFERPSVPPQQDKQLIRVQEFGHCSMEEEEGSGGIPAYETGGGGGMLAEMFKYFPPGETTTRPATDQFLENHSLAGDWFLNRQEVAVGGGGLVTHLLDSKNQISTNINPDPAAVLMQLFAMNPQQQQQQQRSPSSSPSEPPTVTASSSSSTLHMLGFHDAAAGGAFGQMTWGQVQHSRNGIDPNHNPGVLEGRGLSLSLSSSLQHLEAASKGDLILTGVLSSAPPHYQLKNPAAGGVYHLHGGVDQTRGQMNVGLGSSFGAFHILKNSKYTRSAQELLQEFCSVGFGHLKKNKRSKQSNNSSDQTAGAASDGGGRNHPPPSASDRLEHQRRKVKLLSMLDEVDRKYSNYCDQMQMVMNSFDTVMGSGAAAPYTSLAQKAMSKHFRGLKEAISAQVKLSCEILGEKDGAAAASGLTKGETPRLRILEHSLRQHRGIHQMGLVEQEAWRPQRGLPDRSVNVLRAWLFEHFLNPYPSDADKHLLARQTGLSRNQVSNWFINARVRLWKPMVEEMYQKESKGESEEQEQDQSSNSPINDNIVKNPTPHGDCSSSAAVTAPPLPSATTLASTSLSEISLPAVNIPARTCHHAGVVVSSAADYGTSGHPFNNGGIESTLMRLGTSAGDVVSLTLGLRHAGNLPEKTRFQLETLGDIVN; encoded by the exons ATGTCCCAAGATTATCATCAAGGTGTTTTTAGTTTCTTCAATGGATTCGAGAGACCATCAGTACCACCACAACAGGATAAGCAGCTTATAAGGGTTCAAGAATTCGGACACTGCAGTATGGAGGAAGAAGAAGGATCAGGTGGAATTCCGGCGTACGAAACAGGCGGCGGCGGGGGGATGCTCGCGGAGATGTTCAAATACTTCCCACCAGGCGAAACCACCACGAGGCCGGCTACCGATCAATTCCTGGAGAATCATTCGCTCGCCGGAGATTGGTTTCTGAACCGCCAAGAAGTGGCGGTGGGCGGTGGTGGTTTAGTTACCCATTTGTTGGATTCCAAGAATCAGATTTCGACCAATATTAACCCGGATCCGGCGGCAGTACTCATGCAGCTTTTCGCCATGAAtccacaacaacaacaacaacaacaaaggtCACCTTCCTCTTCTCCTTCTGAACCTCCCACTGTCacagcttcttcttcttcttccactCTCCACATGCTTGGATTTCACGACGCGGCCGCCGGAGGCGCTTTTGGTCAAATGACATGGGGACAAGTACAACACAGCCGGAATGGAATCGACCCGAATCACAATCCAGGAGTTTTGGAAGGGAGAGGGCTCTCTTTATCCCTATCCTCTTCATTACAGCACTTGGAGGCGGCGTCCAAAGGTGACTTGATCCTCACCGGAGTACTGTCATCAGCTCCTCCACATTATCAGCTCAAGAACCCCGCCGCCGGCGGTGTGTACCACTTGCACGGCGGAGTCGATCAGACCCGTGGCCAGATGAACGTAGGATTGGGCTCCTCTTTTGGGGCATTCCATATACTGAAAAATTCCAAGTACACGAGGTCGGCGCAAGAGCTGTTACAAGAGTTCTGCAGCGTCGGTTTTGGTCATCTCAAGAAAAACAAACGCAGCAAACAGAGTAACAATAGTTCCGACCAAACCGCCGGAGCCGCCAGCGACGGCGGCGGGAGAAATCATCCTCCTCCGTCAGCTTCTGACAGGCTCGAGCACCAGAGAAGAAAGGTCAAACTATTATCCATGCTTGACGAG GTGGATAGAAAGTACAGCAATTACTGCGACCAAATGCAAATGGTCATGAATTCCTTCGACACCGTGATGGGCTCCGGCGCGGCGGCGCCGTACACTTCCCTGGCGCAAAAAGCCATGTCGAAACATTTCCGAGGGCTGAAGGAAGCCATTTCAGCTCAGGTAAAGCTGAGCTGCGAGATTCTAGGTGAGAAAGACGGCGCCGCCGCCGCATCGGGGCTGACGAAAGGCGAAACCCCGAGGTTGAGGATCCTGGAACACAGCCTGAGGCAGCACCGTGGGATTCATCAGATGGGTTTGGTGGAACAAGAAGCCTGGAGGCCTCAACGTGGCTTGCCCGATCGATCGGTCAATGTTTTGAGGGCTTGGCTTTTCGAACATTTTCTCAACCC GTACCCAAGCGATGCAGATAAGCATCTGTTGGCTCGACAAACTGGTCTCTCTCGAAACCAg gttTCGAATTGGTTCATTAATGCTAGAGTCCGATTGTGGAAACCCATGGTTGAAGAAATGTACCAGAAAGAATCCAAAGGGGAGTCAGAAGAACAAGAGCAAGACCAAAGCAGCAATAGCCCAATCAACGACAATATTGTAAAAAATCCAACACCGCACGGTGACTGCTCCTCCTCCGCTGCCGTGACGGCTCCTCCCCTCCCTTCAGCCACTACCCTCGCCTCCACTTCTTTGTCGGAAATATCATTGCCGGCGGTTAACATTCCTGCACGCACATGCCACCACGCCGGCGTCGTCGTTAGCAGCGCCGCTGATTATGGCACTAGTGGTCATCCCTTTAACAATGGTGGCATTGAATCTACGCTTATGAGGTTAGGGACAAGTGCAGGTGACGTCGTTTCACTCACACTGGGACTACGTCACGCCGGAAACTTGCCGGAGAAAACACGTTTTCAGTTAGAGACGTTGGGGGATattgttaattga